TGAGGACGCGGAACGCCAGAGCATCTCCTACCTTATCGGGAACCCCTTCCGCACGTAAGTAATCAGGCGGGTTCCGTATACTCTTCGGTTAACCGAAGGTGCGCAGAGCGGTCTGGGTGTAAGCCGTGTTGCAGAGTCATCGGCCGACTGAAAATATTCTGATAATCCTTACTCCCCTGGCGTCTAATGCAGTATGGGAGCAGTGGGGGCAGGTCGGAACAGCTGGGCCAGGAAAGCAGGTGGATGGGGTCTGCTTGTGGCAGGTGTGGCTGGGTGCATCCTTCCTGTCATTCCTGGGATCCCTTTGCTGCTGGCGGGACTTATTATTCTCGCTCGCGATTATGCCTGGGCAAGGGCGGCACTTCGCAAGGTAAAACGTAAGGTCGTCTCAATGCGGCGCAGGACAAGAGTGAAACGAACCACGAATATGGTTGCGACGAAGGACATCTGAATCGGAAGATCCTTAGGGAAGCATGCGGTGCAGATGCTCCTTGTAGGCTGCAAGCGCGGCATGGCTTCGGTTCGATAGCTCAGTGACTAGAGGCGAAGATGATCCAAGCTCCTTCTTCGCAATTTCTGCAAGGACTAGCCAGTCGTGCCAGTCGCCTCCGCTCTGTTGCAGGTCTTCGAAGGATTGGGCGAGCTGGCGTGTTGCACGAGCCTTCTTCGGAGCATTCTCTGCGAGGTAGCGCGTGAGTTTCGCTACTTTGCGAATGTCGTGCAGATGATCGGGTGCGTCTGCTTCTCCATCGCTGACTACTGGCAAGTTAGTGTGGAACCAGTTCTTTGCAAGATTTTTGAGTTGAGCAGAGCTAAGCGAGAGAACCTCAGCAGACTTCAGAGCATCGAGCAGATCTTTCAAAAGAAGCGTTAGTTCAAGCTTTTCCTTCTGGAGTAGTCGGCGCAGCTTCGTTGCTGATCTTTTCCGATTCTTTTTGAGATTGGAGCGAAGGCTCTCGGAATCCTTTGTGATCTCTTGAGTTGGTTTCTCGTCTGCAATGGATTGGATGAGATCCATCTGGACGTCGAGGTCACGGACTTCGCCAGCGGCACGGCGAAGTTTTTTGAGGCTTCGCTTGGTTTTACGAGCCAGCTTTGCGTGGTCTGGAATACCGGGCAGGAGATCAAGCAGGGCAAGTTGTGCTTCGATGCGACGGGTGGTCGTGCGGAGACGGTGGACATGCTTGGTATTCGGGTCAACCAGACAGAGGGTGATAGCGGCTCCGAGCGTGGTGATGTACTCACGAAGAGTCCGGATGGGGTGCGCGGAGGTGGAAGAGGCCGCCATAAGCTTTGGATGCCGGACTTGACAAGGGGCAGGGGAACGAGGGAGCGTGGAAGGAGTATATCGCTGTTCCATCTGTTCTAAATGGCGGTTGATCGCCATTGTTTCTTTCCTGCCGGGGCCAAAGATCAGTTCAGATTATGGAGTCGAGGTCGATGAGTCGAGGCCTTTCTTTATTCCTTCTTGCAAGTGTCGTTTTTTTGAGCCAGAGCCTTCCGGCACAGACCGCCCGGAAGACCAAGGCTGCTCCGGCCAAGCCGGGGGCGGCGGCGTGGACGCCAGAGGTGCAGCAGTATCTCGGAGTTCAGCAGGGGAGCTTTACGATGGTGGGGCTGAACAAACTATCGAAGGCTCAGCTGGATGCGCTGGTGACGGCGGCGAAGAACAATGCCACCGATCCGCGAAGGCATGTTTTGACTTGTGCGATTCTGCCGGCGGATGGGGCGCGAGTTTTTCTGACGGTTTCGGGGGATGATGCGTCGGGGCAGCGGGCGTCGGAGATTCGCCAGGCGCTGGGCGGGGTGAATGGGGTGCAGCTAGTGGATTCGGCGGCGAATGCGGACCGGACGCTGCACGTCGTGATTCAGGAGCAGACGCTCGGGAAGAGGACGATCGGTTATACGGCCTCGTATGTGACCGGGACTCCTTGCACCGACGAGTTTCGCAAGGCGGATGCAGAGCTGAAGGGGCAGCTCGGAACCTATACCGATCCAAAGGGAACGGATCTGGCAAATGATCTGGCTCGGATGCTGGGGCAGGATCTTCGGGCGGCGAGAAGCGGACAGTAAGACCCCCTCCCCCCATCAAATGGTGCAAAGTATTCGAAGCAAATCACTTAAGCCAGGACTTCGTTAACTCTTTCTGTTGCAATACTTTGTCCGTAAATTATTGTAACAACGTGAGTTGCGGTAAAGAAATTCGAGGATTTCTCCACTGCGGCTTGTGGCCTTCGGTCGAAATGACACTTCTGAATAAGGCGGGCGCTACAGGCTGTGCAGTCATGGCGTGTTCAAGTCCACCTTCTTTTAATCATACAGAGTTCGGAGCATCGAATTGCAAATGGAAGTTGCTGGTGGGTCATGGTTTATCTGGGAATAGGGCTTGACAGCTTTTTAGGCATGAAAGAAAGGGTTGTCAGGAGGAGGTGAGTGGAGCTATAGTCGTTCATCGATATATCGATCATCGATTTATATTCACAAGACGATCGATACGAGAGTTGCGATATGCCCAAAAAGATTCTTGACCCTTTACCTTCGGCGGCTTTTCAGATCCTGCTGGCATTAGTGGATGGGGATTCGCACGGCTATGGGATTATGCGTCATGTTGCGGAGCAGACGGCAGGGCGGATGCGGCTTGGTCCGGGTACTTTGTACAGCTCGATCCAGAGTTTGCTGGAGGCGGGATGCATTGAGGAGATCGAGCGCGAGAGTGCGGACCGGCGGCGTTGTTATCGGCTGACTTTGGCGGGGCGGCGATGCGTTCGCGACGAGGTGGAGCGGCTGGAGGAACTGGTGCGGGTGGCGCGGTCGAAGAAGAAGCTTCTGGAGGGTGAGTATGTCTGAGCGAATCTATCGCGCGCTGCTACGTCTTTATCCCCGCCGGTTTCGCGCCCACTATGGCGAGGAGGCTCTGCAACTGTTTCGGGACAGGATGGAGGATGAGCGAGGATGGCTGCGACGCTCGCGGCTGTGGCTCGATCTGCTGCTGGATCTGGGAGCAATCCGGATTCGTGGGTATCGTGAGGCGACGGTGGTGGGCGCAGTGACTGTGGCGAAGCCGGGCGCGGGGATTCCTTCGTTTGCGAGCCTGGAGGTGCGGGCGCTGGAGACTCGTTTTCTGATTTGGGGCGGATTTCTGTCGGTGGTGTTCTGCGGGGCGGTTCTGTTTGCGCTACAGCATGGAGGAGGCCGACTGCCGCTGATGCATGCGATGGTCAACTCAAATGCTCCGGTGATCAAGGCGAAGGAAGTTCCGAAGATTACGTTCAGCTACGAACCTGCGGATGCCACCGGAGGCTCGATGGTGCGGCTGCATACGGTGGTGAAGGCCAACGGAGATGGTCCAGTGCCGACGGGGAAGGTGAACTTCCTGCACGGCTGGAATATCTTTGTGGACGGAAAGCTGGTGGATGGGACGGTCACGGTGGTTGCGAAGGTGCCCAGAGGGAAGAGGCTTCCCCTGAATGCACTTTATACCGGAGATATGAATTATGGCTCGGTGAGTTCGGTGGAGAAGGCGCAGTGAGTTGTGTGAGTTGCTCCGACTAAGGGCTTTCATCTCCGGCCCTTAGACTGCACTCAGGACAGAGCGGAACCCATTCATCGCTTTTCGCGATGAATGGGGCACCCGATTCGTGATTGGATTCAATGTATGGCCCACCCGCCCAGATCCTCTAATAGAGCTGTTGAATTGAAACCTGTGATCCTAATTTTTTTCTCAGTATCAGAGAATTTTCTTTAGTGATGGGATCAAATTCATAGAGTCTCACAATATTTGTTTTTCTGCCTGTGACTAAAAGAGCAATCTTGTCGTGACGAAGATTCCATGCGAGACTTCCAGGTTGAATCGAATCAGTTGGCTCTAAGAAACTTGATGACACTATTAGCGAGGAGTTGAACTTTTCGTCCATTATTTCGAGGCCAAGTTGTGACCAAAGCGCAATCTTGCCTTGTTCTCCAATCGCGAAAGAAGCAATCTGTCGATCGGAGAAAAGTTGTTCAGATTGCCCTGTTGACAAGTTCAACCTTTGCAAATGACTGGCGAGGCCCATCGCTTCACGTGTTACTTTGAGGTACAAAATTTGGTTGGCGCCAGTAATCGCCACAGGCCGAGTTACCCAATTCGGAAGCGTTTCCCATTCTGACAACTGTTTCCAGCCTAAAGTTTCGAGTGATAACCCCCAGATGCTTGAAGCATGTAGGTCTTGCGAGAAAAGCGTCGCGAGTACAACTGTGCCGTTAGGTAAAACGGAAACATCAAGGACACTGCACTTCCCACTAACTGGATTTTTTACGATTGACTCGCGTCCTCGAAACGCTATTCTTAGGTTAAGTTTTGAAAGATCAGAAATATCAGTTTCTGGAAGGATGCT
This portion of the Edaphobacter sp. 4G125 genome encodes:
- a CDS encoding LPS-assembly lipoprotein LptE; this translates as MSRGLSLFLLASVVFLSQSLPAQTARKTKAAPAKPGAAAWTPEVQQYLGVQQGSFTMVGLNKLSKAQLDALVTAAKNNATDPRRHVLTCAILPADGARVFLTVSGDDASGQRASEIRQALGGVNGVQLVDSAANADRTLHVVIQEQTLGKRTIGYTASYVTGTPCTDEFRKADAELKGQLGTYTDPKGTDLANDLARMLGQDLRAARSGQ
- a CDS encoding PGPGW domain-containing protein → MGAVGAGRNSWARKAGGWGLLVAGVAGCILPVIPGIPLLLAGLIILARDYAWARAALRKVKRKVVSMRRRTRVKRTTNMVATKDI
- a CDS encoding CHAD domain-containing protein, with amino-acid sequence MAINRHLEQMEQRYTPSTLPRSPAPCQVRHPKLMAASSTSAHPIRTLREYITTLGAAITLCLVDPNTKHVHRLRTTTRRIEAQLALLDLLPGIPDHAKLARKTKRSLKKLRRAAGEVRDLDVQMDLIQSIADEKPTQEITKDSESLRSNLKKNRKRSATKLRRLLQKEKLELTLLLKDLLDALKSAEVLSLSSAQLKNLAKNWFHTNLPVVSDGEADAPDHLHDIRKVAKLTRYLAENAPKKARATRQLAQSFEDLQQSGGDWHDWLVLAEIAKKELGSSSPLVTELSNRSHAALAAYKEHLHRMLP
- a CDS encoding PadR family transcriptional regulator, which gives rise to MPKKILDPLPSAAFQILLALVDGDSHGYGIMRHVAEQTAGRMRLGPGTLYSSIQSLLEAGCIEEIERESADRRRCYRLTLAGRRCVRDEVERLEELVRVARSKKKLLEGEYV
- a CDS encoding Ig-like domain repeat protein; the encoded protein is MSERIYRALLRLYPRRFRAHYGEEALQLFRDRMEDERGWLRRSRLWLDLLLDLGAIRIRGYREATVVGAVTVAKPGAGIPSFASLEVRALETRFLIWGGFLSVVFCGAVLFALQHGGGRLPLMHAMVNSNAPVIKAKEVPKITFSYEPADATGGSMVRLHTVVKANGDGPVPTGKVNFLHGWNIFVDGKLVDGTVTVVAKVPRGKRLPLNALYTGDMNYGSVSSVEKAQ